From the Clarias gariepinus isolate MV-2021 ecotype Netherlands chromosome 3, CGAR_prim_01v2, whole genome shotgun sequence genome, one window contains:
- the LOC128519279 gene encoding 4-galactosyl-N-acetylglucosaminide 3-alpha-L-fucosyltransferase 9-like, producing MLPKSGCKLWRWMWYMALLLFVFLIALLYYSPSFRCLTRELKASIRNSARHPVLVLIWFWPFNRTFDLDLCSSQFNINNCVLTADRDAIYEADAVLIHHRNIALDASNLPQDPRPPHQKWIWMNFESPSNAPQIPGLDDLFNISLSYRKDADISMPYGSLVLHDHPYKNFTDFVPAQKDKLVCWIVSNYNPEHRRLQYYTQLNKYIPIHVYGNMFENQVSEEEYEKIISSCKFYLSFENSVHKDYITEKLFNALDLGAVPIAFGPSRQNYECFVPGDAFIHVNDFPTIMALAKHILHLHQNDAMYLRYFRWRRRFRVKKTVFPVENTCQACEYIRQNRQYQVLTNLCQWFWYTSDGLK from the coding sequence ATGTTGCCCAAATCAGGGTGCAAGTTGTGGCGTTGGATGTGGTACATGGCCTTGCTGCTTTTCGTCTTCCTGATCGCTTTGCTCTACTACAGTCCGTCCTTTCGATGTCTGACCCGAGAACTTAAAGCATCCATAAGAAACTCTGCACGCCATCCTGTCTTGGTGCTCATCTGGTTCTGGCCCTTTAACCGAACCTTCGATCTTGACCTCTGCAGCTCCCAGTTCAACATTAACAACTGTGTCCTAACAGCCGACCGGGATGCCATCTACGAAGCTGACGCCGTCCTGATCCACCACCGCAACATTGCTTTGGACGCATCAAATCTCCCACAGGATCCTCGTCCGCCCCACCAGAAGTGGATCTGGATGAACTTTGAGTCCCCGTCGAACGCTCCCCAGATCCCTGGCCTCGACGACCTGTTCAACATCTCGCTGAGTTACCGCAAAGACGCCGACATCAGCATGCCTTACGGTTCTCTGGTTCTGCACGACCACCCGTATAAGAACTTTACTGACTTTGTACCTGCACAAAAGGACAAGCTGGTCTGCTGGATCGTTAGTAACTACAATCCAGAACACAGGAGGTTGCAGTATTACACGCAGCTCAATAAGTACATCCCGATTCACGTCTACGGCAACATGTTTGAGAATCAGGTTTCTGAAGAGGAGTATGAAAAAATCATCTCAAGCTGTAAGTTCTACCTGTCTTTCGAGAACTCCGTGCACAAGGACTACATCACGGAGAAACTGTTCAATGCACTGGATCTGGGGGCGGTCCCCATAGCCTTCGGCCCGTCCAGACAGAACTATGAGTGCTTCGTCCCTGGAGACGCCTTCATCCATGTAAATGACTTCCCAACAATTATGGCTCTGGCCAAGCACATCTTACATTTGCACCAAAACGATGCCATGTATCTCAGGTACTTCAGGTGGAGGAGACGTTTCCGAGTAAAGAAGACTGTCTTCCCGGTGGAAAACACGTGCCAGGCTTGTGAGTACATCCGACAGAACAGGCAGTACCAGGTGCTCACAAATCTCTGTCAGTGGTTCTGGTATACGAGCGATGGACTCAAGTAA